The following are encoded in a window of Citrobacter freundii genomic DNA:
- a CDS encoding YbaK/EbsC family protein, translating to MSLQSVRQFLAEHAPDIEIIELDQSTATVDLAAKAHNVEPGQIAKTLSLKVKNDIILVVAKGDARLDNKKLKGTFGAKARMLSSDEVVNATGHPVGGVCPFGLETPISVYCDISLKHYAEVLPAAGATHSAVRITPDRMAELTSATWVDVCQ from the coding sequence ATGAGTTTGCAATCAGTACGGCAATTTTTGGCGGAACATGCCCCGGATATTGAAATCATTGAACTGGACCAGAGCACGGCCACCGTCGATCTGGCAGCGAAAGCCCACAATGTCGAACCCGGACAGATCGCTAAAACGCTTTCTCTAAAGGTAAAAAATGACATTATCCTGGTCGTCGCCAAAGGCGATGCCCGTCTGGATAATAAGAAGCTAAAAGGTACGTTTGGCGCGAAAGCCCGCATGCTGAGTAGTGATGAAGTGGTCAACGCAACGGGACATCCGGTTGGTGGCGTCTGCCCTTTTGGACTGGAGACCCCCATTTCAGTCTACTGTGATATCTCCCTGAAGCATTACGCTGAAGTCCTTCCCGCAGCTGGAGCCACGCACAGCGCAGTGCGTATCACGCCAGACAGAATGGCTGAACTGACTTCTGCTACCTGGGTTGATGTCTGTCAGTAA
- a CDS encoding GGDEF domain-containing protein, with the protein MTVQSWRTLRTKKYQLSLRLFLLLNAVSALFTLFFPLFAVKALSEPALTILVMSTLLLAWHGKYADKRINLPFISLAFGLLWALHISLKYNALGHNDYSFLLIALLSVLFIGSIAFANNIIAFTFHSLPSVAVCLWLNGSEHGLRVIYFMALPMAGIAIQHVIQKRYDGFAQQLMYKLLEERETLNGLSMLDPLTGLYNRRGLQHRLDTLLALSNAKHYVLLLDIDHFKAYNDHYGHMMGDQALIRVSAAIRDSVRSRDVVARFGGEEFMVLLTAVDPQQAQAAAERIRQKVYDLKIPHMFNENVATNVTVSIGIAPLVDQDIDAAISKADKALYEAKNQGRNNTLVSDELRIN; encoded by the coding sequence ATGACAGTACAATCCTGGCGAACGCTACGCACCAAAAAATATCAACTCTCTTTACGACTATTTCTGCTGCTCAACGCAGTCTCCGCACTGTTTACACTCTTTTTTCCACTTTTTGCCGTTAAAGCGTTATCAGAACCGGCGTTGACGATACTCGTGATGAGTACACTGTTGCTGGCATGGCATGGGAAATATGCGGATAAACGAATTAATCTTCCTTTTATTTCACTCGCTTTTGGCTTGTTGTGGGCATTACATATTTCCTTGAAATATAACGCACTAGGTCATAATGATTATTCTTTTCTATTGATAGCGCTGCTCAGCGTACTGTTTATTGGATCAATTGCTTTTGCCAATAATATCATCGCCTTTACCTTCCATTCACTCCCCTCCGTTGCCGTCTGCTTGTGGCTGAACGGCAGCGAACATGGACTTCGCGTGATCTATTTTATGGCGCTGCCGATGGCCGGGATCGCCATTCAGCACGTGATACAAAAGCGCTATGACGGTTTTGCTCAGCAACTGATGTACAAGCTACTGGAAGAACGGGAAACGCTAAACGGTCTCAGTATGCTCGACCCGTTAACCGGGTTGTATAATCGCCGGGGACTGCAACACCGACTCGATACGCTGCTGGCCCTGAGCAACGCGAAGCATTACGTGCTGCTGCTGGATATCGACCATTTCAAAGCCTATAACGACCATTACGGGCATATGATGGGTGACCAGGCGCTGATCCGTGTTTCCGCCGCCATTCGGGATTCCGTACGCTCACGGGATGTGGTGGCACGCTTTGGCGGCGAGGAATTTATGGTTTTACTGACAGCAGTCGATCCGCAGCAGGCACAGGCCGCCGCCGAGCGTATTCGCCAGAAAGTCTACGATCTTAAAATTCCCCACATGTTTAACGAAAACGTGGCCACCAACGTGACCGTCAGCATCGGCATTGCGCCGTTGGTGGATCAGGATATTGATGCCGCAATAAGCAAAGCGGATAAAGCCCTTTACGAAGCCAAAAATCAGGGACGCAATAACACGCTAGTCAGCGATGAACTGCGGATAAACTAA
- a CDS encoding DUF1435 domain-containing protein produces the protein MILVIIINVMGETMLQRALGSGWGVLLPGIFIAGLAFTDLSVHAWKAMIVLGLLLTSLMLYHKRLRHFVLLPSCAAVIAGVVLMMMNWNQG, from the coding sequence ATGATATTGGTTATCATTATCAATGTCATGGGTGAAACCATGTTGCAACGTGCGCTGGGCAGTGGATGGGGTGTGCTGCTGCCGGGGATATTCATTGCGGGTCTGGCTTTTACTGACCTGTCAGTTCACGCATGGAAAGCGATGATTGTATTAGGATTACTGTTAACTTCACTGATGCTGTACCACAAGCGTTTACGGCATTTTGTTTTACTACCTTCATGCGCAGCAGTGATCGCCGGTGTGGTTCTGATGATGATGAACTGGAATCAGGGATGA
- the yjjG gene encoding pyrimidine 5'-nucleotidase produces MKKWDWIFFDADETLFTFDAFTGLQRMFLDYSITFTAEDFQDYQAVNKPLWVDYQNGAITSLQLQHARFLSWAERLNVPPGSLNDAFINAMAEICSPLPGAVSLLNTIRGKTKIGIITNGFTALQQIRLERTGLRDYFDLMVISEQVGVAKPDPRIFDYALEQAGNPERSRVLMVGDTAESDILGGINSGLSTCWLNAHQREQPAGIQPTWTVASLSELEQLLCKH; encoded by the coding sequence ATGAAGAAGTGGGACTGGATTTTCTTTGATGCCGACGAAACGCTGTTCACATTTGACGCGTTTACCGGCCTACAGCGGATGTTTCTTGACTACAGCATTACCTTTACCGCTGAGGATTTTCAGGACTACCAGGCCGTGAATAAACCGCTGTGGGTGGATTATCAAAACGGTGCGATCACCTCATTACAACTGCAGCATGCCCGTTTCCTGAGCTGGGCTGAGCGTCTGAACGTGCCGCCTGGGTCGCTCAATGATGCGTTTATTAATGCGATGGCAGAAATCTGCTCTCCGTTGCCAGGTGCGGTGTCGCTGCTGAATACGATTCGTGGCAAAACGAAAATCGGTATTATTACCAACGGGTTTACCGCGTTGCAGCAAATCCGTCTTGAACGCACCGGTCTGCGCGATTACTTTGACCTGATGGTTATTTCTGAGCAGGTTGGTGTAGCAAAACCCGACCCGCGTATTTTTGATTATGCGCTGGAGCAGGCGGGCAATCCCGAACGCTCCCGCGTGCTGATGGTGGGTGACACGGCGGAGTCCGATATTCTGGGTGGCATCAATTCCGGGCTATCAACCTGCTGGCTAAATGCGCACCAACGCGAACAGCCGGCGGGCATTCAACCGACCTGGACCGTGGCTTCATTAAGCGAACTGGAACAACTCCTGTGTAAACACTGA
- the rsmC gene encoding 16S rRNA (guanine(1207)-N(2))-methyltransferase RsmC — MSAFTPASEVLLRHSDDFEQSRILFAGDLQDDLPAHFESAANRAHTQQLHHWQVLNRQMGDNVRFSLVAQAEDVADSDTLIYYWPKNKPEAQFQLMNILSLLPVGTDIFVVGENRSGVRSAEQMLAEFAPLNKIDSARRCGLYHGRLEKQPVFDAEKYWDEYSVDNLTIKTLPGVFSRDGLDVGSQLLLSTLTPHTKGKVLDVGCGAGVLSVALASHSPKVRLTLCDVSASAVEASRATLAANGIEGDVFASNVFSDVTGRFDMIISNPPFHDGMQTSLDAAQTLIRGAVRHLNSGGELRIVANAFLPYPKILDEMFGFHEVIAQTGRFKVYRTVMTRQAKKA, encoded by the coding sequence ATGTCTGCTTTTACCCCGGCAAGTGAAGTCTTGCTGCGCCACAGTGATGATTTCGAACAAAGCCGTATTCTGTTTGCCGGTGATTTGCAGGATGACCTGCCTGCCCACTTCGAAAGTGCCGCCAACCGTGCACATACCCAACAACTCCACCACTGGCAGGTGTTAAACCGCCAGATGGGCGATAACGTACGCTTTAGCCTCGTAGCCCAGGCCGAAGACGTTGCGGACAGCGATACGCTGATCTATTACTGGCCGAAGAATAAGCCGGAAGCCCAGTTCCAACTGATGAACATTCTGTCGCTGCTGCCGGTCGGCACCGATATTTTTGTCGTTGGCGAGAACCGCAGCGGTGTACGCAGCGCGGAGCAGATGCTGGCCGAATTCGCGCCACTGAATAAAATCGACAGCGCACGCCGCTGTGGTCTCTATCACGGTCGCCTGGAAAAACAGCCGGTCTTTGATGCCGAAAAATACTGGGACGAGTACAGCGTCGACAACCTGACCATCAAAACGCTGCCGGGCGTGTTCAGCCGTGACGGCCTGGATGTCGGCAGCCAACTGCTGCTCTCAACCCTGACGCCGCACACCAAAGGTAAAGTGCTGGATGTCGGTTGCGGGGCGGGTGTTCTCTCCGTAGCCTTAGCCAGTCATTCACCGAAAGTGCGACTGACCCTGTGTGATGTCAGTGCATCCGCGGTTGAAGCCAGCCGAGCTACGCTTGCGGCAAACGGAATTGAAGGCGATGTCTTCGCCAGCAACGTTTTTTCTGACGTGACCGGTCGCTTTGACATGATCATCTCCAACCCGCCGTTCCACGACGGGATGCAAACCAGCCTCGATGCCGCACAAACTCTGATTCGCGGCGCGGTGCGTCATCTGAACAGCGGCGGTGAACTGCGTATTGTGGCCAACGCCTTCCTGCCGTACCCGAAAATTCTGGATGAGATGTTTGGCTTCCATGAAGTCATCGCCCAGACCGGTCGTTTTAAGGTGTATCGCACGGTAATGACCCGCCAGGCAAAGAAAGCCTAA
- a CDS encoding metal-dependent hydrolase, translating into MSYRFIDTHCHFDFPPFTGDEPASIQRAIEAGVSRIIVPATEAANFSRVLALAQTYPPLFAALGLHPIVIEHHDDDALDQLQQALEKRVQKVVAVGEIGLDLYRDDPQFDKQERMLDAQLQLAKRYELPVILHSRRTHDKLAMHLKRHALPRTGVVHGFAGSLQQAERFVQLGYKIGVGGTITYPRASKTREVMARLPLGSLLLETDAPDMPLNGFQGQPNRPEQVTRVFEVLCELRPEPAEVIAEALYRNTTALFNV; encoded by the coding sequence GTGAGCTATCGGTTTATCGATACGCATTGTCATTTTGATTTTCCGCCGTTCACCGGCGACGAACCTGCAAGCATTCAGCGGGCAATTGAAGCCGGTGTGAGCCGCATTATTGTGCCGGCGACCGAGGCGGCGAACTTTTCCCGCGTGCTGGCGTTGGCGCAAACCTACCCCCCGCTATTTGCAGCTCTGGGTTTACATCCGATTGTGATTGAACATCATGACGATGATGCCCTGGACCAGTTGCAACAGGCGCTGGAAAAGCGTGTACAGAAGGTGGTGGCGGTAGGGGAGATAGGACTGGATTTGTATCGTGATGATCCGCAGTTCGACAAGCAGGAAAGGATGCTGGACGCGCAGCTTCAACTGGCGAAGCGCTACGAACTGCCGGTGATCCTGCATTCACGACGTACTCATGACAAACTGGCGATGCACCTTAAGCGCCATGCGCTACCGCGTACCGGCGTAGTGCATGGCTTTGCCGGGAGCTTGCAGCAGGCGGAACGCTTTGTGCAGCTGGGATATAAAATTGGCGTGGGCGGAACCATTACCTATCCCCGTGCCAGCAAAACGCGCGAGGTGATGGCGCGGCTGCCGCTGGGATCCTTGCTGCTGGAAACCGATGCGCCGGATATGCCGCTCAACGGCTTTCAGGGTCAGCCCAATCGCCCGGAGCAGGTCACCAGGGTGTTTGAAGTATTATGTGAGCTGCGCCCGGAGCCCGCAGAGGTCATCGCCGAGGCGTTGTATCGCAATACGACGGCATTGTTTAATGTTTGA
- the fhuF gene encoding siderophore-iron reductase FhuF: MAYRSAPIVEIVEDVIWRSHLPTEMPSLADSVRATIAQTREHLLDFIRLDETPPQGAMTLHEWAQPATLRSLLAVYSDHIYRNQPTLTRENKPLISLWAQWYIGLMMPPLMVALLTQKDAIDVAPEHMHVEFHETGRAACFWIDVHPDRQTTARSPQQRMETLILSALTPVVRALEATGEINGKLIWSNTGYLIHWYLTEMKPLLGDELLAALRQACFFEKQLTCGEDNPLWRTVVPRDGLLVRRTCCQRYRLPDVQQCGDCTLK; encoded by the coding sequence ATGGCTTATCGTTCCGCACCGATCGTTGAAATCGTTGAAGATGTCATCTGGCGCAGCCACCTCCCTACGGAGATGCCGTCGCTGGCCGATTCAGTGCGTGCAACCATTGCTCAAACCCGTGAGCACCTACTGGACTTCATTCGTCTTGATGAAACACCGCCACAAGGTGCCATGACGCTGCATGAATGGGCCCAACCCGCCACGCTGCGTTCACTCCTGGCAGTTTATTCCGATCATATCTATCGCAATCAGCCCACGTTAACTCGTGAAAACAAACCGCTGATTTCACTCTGGGCACAGTGGTATATCGGCCTGATGATGCCCCCGCTGATGGTGGCGCTGCTGACGCAAAAAGACGCCATTGATGTTGCCCCCGAACATATGCACGTCGAGTTTCACGAAACGGGTCGTGCAGCCTGCTTTTGGATAGACGTTCACCCCGACAGGCAGACCACCGCCCGCTCACCACAACAGCGGATGGAAACACTGATTCTTTCTGCACTGACGCCGGTTGTCCGGGCGCTGGAAGCAACGGGAGAGATTAACGGCAAGCTTATCTGGAGCAATACCGGATACTTAATTCACTGGTATTTGACAGAGATGAAGCCGCTGCTGGGTGATGAACTACTGGCAGCGTTGCGCCAGGCCTGCTTCTTTGAGAAACAACTCACCTGTGGCGAGGATAATCCACTCTGGCGCACCGTGGTGCCACGTGACGGGCTGTTAGTCCGCAGAACATGCTGCCAGCGCTACCGTCTGCCAGACGTCCAGCAATGCGGCGACTGTACGCTGAAATAA
- a CDS encoding DUF1328 domain-containing protein translates to MFRWGIIFLVIALIAAALGFGGLAGTAAGAAKIVFVVGIILFLVSLFTGRKRP, encoded by the coding sequence ATGTTTCGTTGGGGCATCATATTTCTGGTTATCGCGTTAATTGCCGCCGCTCTGGGCTTTGGTGGACTGGCGGGTACCGCTGCAGGTGCAGCGAAAATTGTCTTCGTGGTGGGGATTATCTTGTTCCTGGTCAGCCTGTTTACCGGGCGTAAACGACCCTAG
- the prfC gene encoding peptide chain release factor 3, with protein MTLSPYLQEVAKRRTFAIISHPDAGKTTITEKVLLFGQAIQTAGTVKGRGSNQHAKSDWMEMEKQRGISITTSVMQFPYHDCLVNLLDTPGHEDFSEDTYRTLTAVDCCLMVIDAAKGVEDRTRKLMEVTRLRDTPILTFMNKLDRDIRDPMELLDEVENELKIGCAPITWPIGCGKLFKGVYHLYKDETYLYQTGKGHTIQEVRIVKGLNNPELDAAVGEDLAQQLRDELELVQGASNEFDQELFLAGEITPVFFGTALGNFGVDHMLDGLVEWAPAPMPRKTDTRIVEASEEKFTGFVFKIQANMDPKHRDRVAFMRVVSGKYEKGMKMRQVRIGKDVVISDALTFMAGDRSHVEEAYPGDILGLHNHGTIQIGDTFTQGEMMKFTGIPNFAPELFRRIRLKDPLKQKQLLKGLVQLSEEGAVQVFRPIANNDLIVGAVGVLQFDVVVSRLKSEYNVEAIYESVNVATARWVECSDVKKFEEFKRKNEIQLALDGGDNLTYIAPTMVNLNLTQERYPDVTFRKTREH; from the coding sequence ATGACGTTGTCTCCTTATTTGCAAGAGGTGGCCAAACGCCGCACCTTTGCCATTATTTCTCACCCGGATGCCGGTAAAACGACGATCACCGAAAAGGTGCTGTTATTCGGACAGGCAATCCAGACCGCCGGTACCGTTAAAGGCCGCGGTTCTAACCAGCACGCGAAATCAGACTGGATGGAGATGGAAAAGCAGCGTGGTATCTCTATTACCACCTCTGTGATGCAATTTCCGTATCATGACTGCCTGGTAAACCTGCTGGATACCCCAGGGCACGAAGACTTCTCGGAAGATACCTACCGTACGCTGACGGCGGTGGACTGCTGCCTGATGGTTATCGACGCCGCGAAAGGTGTAGAAGACCGTACCCGTAAGCTGATGGAAGTAACGCGTCTGCGCGATACGCCGATCCTGACGTTCATGAACAAACTCGACCGTGATATCCGCGATCCGATGGAGCTGCTGGATGAAGTCGAAAACGAACTGAAAATTGGCTGCGCGCCAATTACCTGGCCGATTGGCTGCGGTAAATTGTTCAAAGGTGTTTACCACCTGTATAAAGACGAAACTTATCTGTACCAGACCGGTAAAGGTCACACTATTCAGGAAGTCCGTATTGTTAAAGGCCTGAATAATCCGGAGCTGGATGCCGCCGTCGGTGAAGACCTGGCGCAGCAGCTGCGCGACGAGCTGGAACTGGTGCAGGGCGCGTCTAACGAGTTCGACCAGGAATTGTTCCTCGCCGGTGAAATCACTCCGGTGTTCTTCGGAACCGCGTTAGGTAACTTCGGTGTTGACCATATGCTTGACGGTTTGGTGGAGTGGGCGCCTGCGCCTATGCCGCGCAAAACCGACACCCGCATCGTTGAGGCATCTGAAGAGAAATTCACCGGTTTTGTGTTTAAAATTCAGGCCAATATGGACCCGAAACACCGCGACCGCGTGGCGTTCATGCGTGTGGTTTCCGGCAAGTACGAGAAAGGCATGAAAATGCGTCAGGTGCGCATTGGTAAAGACGTAGTGATCTCTGATGCGCTGACCTTTATGGCGGGTGACCGCTCTCACGTGGAAGAAGCCTACCCGGGCGATATCCTCGGTCTGCACAACCACGGCACTATTCAGATTGGCGACACCTTTACCCAGGGTGAGATGATGAAGTTCACCGGTATTCCGAACTTCGCGCCAGAACTGTTCCGTCGTATTCGCCTGAAAGATCCGTTGAAGCAAAAACAGCTGCTGAAAGGGCTGGTACAGCTGTCTGAAGAAGGTGCGGTGCAGGTCTTCCGTCCAATTGCCAACAACGACCTGATCGTCGGTGCCGTTGGTGTGTTGCAGTTTGACGTCGTCGTTTCCCGCCTGAAAAGCGAATACAACGTTGAAGCGATCTACGAATCGGTCAACGTGGCGACCGCGCGCTGGGTAGAATGCTCAGACGTGAAGAAATTCGAAGAGTTTAAGCGTAAAAACGAAATTCAGCTGGCGCTGGATGGCGGCGATAACCTGACCTATATCGCCCCGACCATGGTTAACCTGAACCTCACCCAGGAACGTTATCCAGACGTGACGTTCCGTAAAACGCGCGAACACTAA
- a CDS encoding patatin-like phospholipase family protein, whose product MGQRIPVTLGNIAPLSLRPFQPGSMALVCEGGGQRGIFTAGVLDEFMRAQFNPFDLFYGTSAGAQNLSAYLCNQPGYGRKVIMRYTTRREFFDPVRFVRGGNLIDLDWLVEATAAQMPLAIDHAEQLFAAGKAFYMCACRGDDYTPGYFSPNRQNWLDLLRASSAIPGFYRSGVALDGVNYLDGGVSDAIPVQQAVKQGAKTLVVIRTVPSQMYYTPQWFKRMERWLGESSLQPLVNLVQHHEASYRAIQSFIEKPPGKLRIFEIYPPKPLHSMALGSRIPALREDYKTGRLCGRYFLATVGKLLAKNTPLPRQTPKIMVPGPVVVPPAPVANDALIPVVADAPQANDTTFSHEDLA is encoded by the coding sequence GTGGGGCAGAGAATACCCGTCACGCTCGGTAATATTGCGCCGTTATCGTTACGTCCGTTTCAACCCGGCAGCATGGCGCTGGTGTGCGAGGGCGGAGGGCAAAGAGGCATTTTTACCGCGGGCGTGCTGGACGAGTTTATGCGCGCGCAGTTTAATCCTTTTGATCTCTTCTACGGGACGTCCGCTGGTGCGCAAAACCTGTCGGCTTATCTTTGTAACCAGCCAGGTTACGGGCGCAAAGTGATTATGCGCTACACCACCCGACGTGAATTCTTTGACCCGGTGCGGTTTGTGCGCGGGGGAAATCTCATCGATCTCGACTGGCTGGTAGAGGCCACCGCCGCGCAGATGCCGCTGGCGATAGACCATGCCGAACAGTTATTTGCCGCGGGAAAAGCGTTTTACATGTGCGCCTGTCGCGGAGATGACTACACGCCGGGTTATTTTTCGCCGAACCGACAAAACTGGCTCGACCTTCTGCGTGCGTCCAGCGCCATTCCTGGATTTTATCGTAGCGGGGTAGCGCTGGACGGCGTGAACTATCTGGATGGTGGGGTCAGTGACGCCATCCCCGTTCAGCAGGCGGTAAAGCAGGGGGCCAAAACGCTGGTGGTGATCCGCACCGTGCCCTCGCAAATGTACTACACCCCGCAGTGGTTCAAACGCATGGAACGTTGGCTGGGGGAAAGCAGCCTGCAACCGCTGGTCAATCTGGTGCAGCATCATGAGGCCAGCTACCGCGCCATTCAGAGTTTTATTGAAAAACCGCCGGGTAAGCTGCGTATCTTTGAGATCTATCCGCCCAAGCCGCTCCACAGTATGGCACTGGGAAGCCGAATTCCGGCCCTGCGGGAAGACTATAAAACCGGACGCCTGTGCGGACGTTACTTTTTGGCGACCGTCGGTAAACTGTTGGCGAAAAACACACCGTTGCCCCGCCAGACGCCGAAGATTATGGTGCCTGGACCGGTGGTGGTCCCTCCGGCACCGGTTGCCAACGATGCCCTTATACCGGTGGTGGCCGATGCACCTCAGGCCAACGACACGACGTTTAGCCATGAGGATCTGGCGTGA
- the rimI gene encoding ribosomal protein S18-alanine N-acetyltransferase: MNTISSLNPTDLPAAFQIEKRAHAFPWSEKTFASNQGDRYLNYQLTVDGTMAAFAITQVVLDEATLFNIAVDPDFQRRGLGRELLEYLIDELEKRGILTLWLEVRASNAAAIALYESLGFNEATIRRNYYPTADGHEDAIIMALPISM, translated from the coding sequence ATGAACACGATTTCTTCCCTCAATCCGACTGATTTACCCGCAGCATTTCAGATTGAAAAACGCGCCCATGCTTTTCCATGGAGCGAAAAAACATTTGCCAGCAACCAGGGCGATCGCTATCTCAACTATCAGTTAACCGTTGATGGAACGATGGCCGCCTTTGCGATAACGCAGGTCGTGCTGGATGAAGCCACGCTGTTCAACATTGCCGTCGATCCTGATTTTCAGCGACGGGGACTGGGACGTGAGCTACTGGAGTACCTGATCGACGAGCTGGAAAAACGCGGCATTCTGACGCTGTGGTTAGAAGTTCGCGCCTCGAACGCTGCGGCGATTGCGCTGTACGAAAGCCTGGGCTTTAACGAGGCGACGATCCGCCGCAATTACTACCCGACAGCCGACGGCCACGAAGACGCCATTATTATGGCATTGCCAATCAGTATGTAA
- a CDS encoding DNA polymerase III subunit psi, which produces MTSRRDWQLQQLGITQWSLRRPGALQGEIAISIPAHVRLVMVAAEPPALTEPLMNDILRALTVSADQVLQLTPDRVAMLPQGSRCNSWRLGTEEPLQLDGAQVTSPAFNELRENPAARAALWQQICAYEHDFFPQSD; this is translated from the coding sequence ATGACATCCCGACGAGACTGGCAGTTACAGCAACTGGGCATTACGCAGTGGTCGCTGCGCCGTCCTGGCGCACTGCAAGGGGAGATCGCGATTTCCATTCCTGCGCACGTCCGTCTGGTGATGGTCGCGGCGGAGCCACCCGCGTTAACCGAACCGTTGATGAACGATATTTTACGCGCATTGACCGTCAGTGCGGATCAGGTTTTACAACTGACGCCAGACCGTGTCGCCATGCTGCCGCAAGGCAGTCGCTGTAATAGCTGGCGGCTGGGAACCGAAGAGCCTCTGCAACTGGATGGCGCTCAGGTCACCAGTCCTGCGTTTAATGAATTACGGGAAAACCCAGCGGCACGCGCCGCCTTATGGCAACAAATCTGCGCATATGAACACGATTTCTTCCCTCAATCCGACTGA
- the bglJ gene encoding DNA-binding transcriptional activator BglJ: MESRNNKSNVALVEKCAMSRVGIKSLFNTMPDSPYHLYQFSNQPTFSQEMLKTSFSAVIFSLSALRADRRAGLVYLTELAVNYPRIRRVVIADDDAEVRLISSLSPLPLDGVISKASSLDVLQEGLLAALNCAKRGIEGTKNHWFVNQNRMLSPTEREILRFMSNGYSMPQIAIQLERNIKTIRAHKFNVMSKLGVNSDAGLLDAADILLYLRAGEPAPFLHAVS, encoded by the coding sequence ATGGAAAGCAGAAATAACAAAAGCAATGTCGCACTGGTAGAAAAGTGCGCAATGAGTCGTGTAGGTATTAAGAGTTTATTTAATACCATGCCAGATAGCCCATACCATCTTTATCAGTTTTCTAATCAGCCGACCTTTAGCCAGGAAATGTTAAAAACGTCTTTTTCTGCGGTCATTTTTTCACTTTCAGCGTTAAGAGCGGATCGCCGCGCAGGGCTGGTCTACCTGACGGAACTGGCGGTCAATTACCCGCGTATCCGGCGCGTGGTGATCGCTGATGATGATGCTGAAGTGCGATTAATTAGCTCGCTTTCCCCGCTGCCGCTGGATGGGGTCATCAGCAAAGCATCATCATTGGATGTATTACAGGAAGGGTTACTCGCAGCCTTGAATTGCGCCAAACGGGGAATCGAAGGGACAAAAAATCACTGGTTTGTTAACCAAAACCGTATGTTAAGCCCTACTGAGCGCGAAATACTGCGTTTTATGTCGAATGGATACTCGATGCCGCAGATCGCCATTCAGCTTGAACGGAACATTAAAACCATTCGGGCGCATAAATTTAACGTGATGTCTAAACTGGGTGTGAATTCTGACGCCGGACTCCTGGATGCCGCTGATATTCTGCTGTACCTGCGTGCCGGGGAGCCAGCGCCTTTTCTCCATGCGGTTTCGTAA
- the osmY gene encoding molecular chaperone OsmY — protein sequence MTMTKLKISKTLLAVMLTSAVATGSAFAENATTDKGQSGLESAGQKVDSSMNKVGDFMDDSSITAKVKAALVDHESIKSTDISVKTDQKVVTLSGFVESQAQAEEAVKVAKGVEGVTSVSDKLHVRDSKSTSVKGYAGDTATTSEVKAKLLADDIVPSRKVKVETTDGVVQLSGTVDSQAQIERAESIAKAVDGVKSVKNDLKTQ from the coding sequence ATGACAATGACAAAACTGAAGATCTCAAAAACGCTGCTGGCTGTGATGCTGACGTCTGCTGTTGCCACGGGGTCTGCATTTGCAGAAAACGCGACCACCGATAAAGGGCAATCCGGTCTTGAAAGCGCAGGGCAGAAAGTTGATAGCTCGATGAATAAAGTCGGCGATTTCATGGATGACAGCTCCATTACCGCAAAAGTGAAAGCCGCGCTGGTCGATCACGAAAGCATTAAGAGCACCGATATCTCGGTTAAAACAGACCAGAAAGTGGTCACGTTAAGCGGATTTGTTGAAAGCCAGGCGCAGGCAGAAGAAGCGGTAAAAGTGGCGAAAGGCGTTGAGGGAGTTACCTCCGTGAGCGACAAACTGCACGTGCGTGACAGCAAAAGCACTTCTGTAAAAGGCTATGCGGGCGATACGGCAACCACCAGTGAAGTCAAAGCCAAATTGCTGGCTGATGACATCGTTCCTTCTCGCAAAGTGAAAGTGGAGACCACCGATGGCGTGGTTCAGCTTTCAGGCACCGTTGACTCACAGGCGCAAATCGAGCGCGCTGAGAGTATCGCCAAAGCCGTTGATGGCGTGAAAAGCGTTAAAAACGACCTCAAAACTCAGTAA